One Thermogemmatispora onikobensis DNA window includes the following coding sequences:
- a CDS encoding ATP-binding protein gives MNTKPVINREDEQRQISTVLQALRQSRVKQGQPWPIVHLSGVAGIGKTTLLLQVQQQAHALGLPVLWGTVRPGAHIDAVASQLLSDLPSPPLSPSPGERHDPTPDHTTPGLAQLIPRLRLLVHQQGAAVLLLDDVEIGNASQLRWLVALLDALGKETPLLLVQTAAGSLPWSWQTVLNRPVLPLELGPLDRVSSALLLDRHAPTLAPEARALALTWAAGYPLALVVLADALRDGTLVPRQPADRTRLLEQLTERVLRHGVLGALPPAERPAVETLLRLLAVPRRFTAMLLQDLIEQFVPEWRQSDPFAYFFLPQQLAARTHALRWQFERAGYVVVAPVRHLLQVLWQEEAPARWREILRWLAAFQERLTARASGPERIRSLADQLAYRLLGEEPTRRVEQMPSVLASLHQEPQAVSLQVVAALQQDQDLQAALGEQASDWQAALQALEREILAQEQGKE, from the coding sequence ATGAACACAAAGCCGGTCATCAATCGCGAGGACGAACAGCGCCAGATCTCGACGGTCCTGCAAGCACTCAGGCAGTCGCGCGTCAAGCAGGGTCAGCCGTGGCCAATCGTGCACCTGTCTGGCGTAGCCGGCATCGGCAAGACCACCCTGCTGCTCCAGGTCCAGCAACAGGCCCACGCGCTCGGACTGCCAGTCCTCTGGGGCACGGTACGACCAGGAGCGCACATCGATGCCGTCGCCAGCCAGCTGCTATCAGACCTGCCGTCGCCACCCCTTTCCCCCTCCCCTGGAGAGAGGCACGACCCAACACCGGATCACACCACCCCGGGTCTGGCTCAGCTCATCCCCAGACTTCGCCTTCTCGTGCACCAGCAGGGAGCCGCCGTCTTGCTGCTGGACGACGTGGAGATCGGCAATGCCTCGCAGCTGCGCTGGCTGGTGGCGCTGCTCGATGCATTAGGAAAGGAGACCCCCCTGCTCCTGGTGCAGACGGCGGCTGGGTCGCTCCCCTGGTCCTGGCAAACCGTGCTGAATCGCCCAGTCCTTCCCCTGGAGCTCGGGCCACTCGACCGCGTCAGCAGCGCCCTCTTGCTCGACCGCCACGCGCCGACGCTCGCCCCCGAGGCGCGAGCCCTCGCCCTGACCTGGGCTGCCGGCTACCCGCTGGCCCTGGTCGTGCTCGCCGACGCCCTGCGCGACGGGACGCTTGTCCCCCGTCAGCCAGCAGACCGGACCCGGCTGCTGGAGCAGCTCACCGAGCGCGTCCTCCGGCACGGCGTCTTGGGCGCGCTGCCGCCGGCGGAGCGGCCCGCCGTCGAAACCCTGCTGCGCTTGCTCGCCGTGCCGCGCCGCTTCACCGCCATGCTGCTGCAGGACCTCATCGAGCAGTTTGTCCCCGAATGGAGACAAAGCGATCCCTTTGCCTATTTCTTCCTGCCACAGCAGCTCGCCGCTCGCACTCACGCCCTGCGCTGGCAGTTCGAGCGCGCCGGCTATGTCGTCGTCGCACCGGTCCGCCACCTGCTGCAGGTCCTCTGGCAGGAAGAAGCTCCGGCCCGCTGGCGGGAGATCCTGCGCTGGCTGGCCGCCTTCCAGGAGCGCCTGACAGCGCGAGCCAGCGGCCCCGAACGCATTCGTTCCCTGGCCGATCAGCTCGCCTATCGTCTCCTGGGCGAGGAACCAACGCGGCGAGTAGAGCAGATGCCCAGCGTGCTGGCATCCCTGCACCAGGAACCACAGGCCGTAAGCCTGCAGGTGGTGGCCGCTCTCCAGCAGGACCAGGATCTCCAGGCCGCCCTGGGCGAGCAGGCTTCAGACTGGCAGGCAGCCCTGCAGGCTCTGGAGCGTGAGATCCTCGCCCAAGAACAAGGAAAGGAGTAA